Proteins from one Periplaneta americana isolate PAMFEO1 chromosome 6, P.americana_PAMFEO1_priV1, whole genome shotgun sequence genomic window:
- the LOC138701685 gene encoding mitochondrial glycine transporter-like isoform X3 has protein sequence MMTIIGHILQKEHVFGLWKGMTPSITRCVPGVGLYFSSLHWLKTNVTSGDPGPLEAVALGMIARSMSGVCLIPITVIKTRFESGVYQYGGMTEALRVIYRTEGVRGLCCGLVPTLVRDAPFSGLYFMFYSQTKRYVPQEWLHSNFAAPVNFSCGLFAGLLASIVTQPADVIKTKMQLYPEKFNGIHSVLIYVHKRYGMKGYFKGLVPRMLRRTLMAAMAWTVYEQVTRSIGLK, from the exons tctataactCGCTGTGTGCCAGGAGTTGGTCTATACTTCTCTTCCCTCCACTGGTTGAAAACGAACGTGACATCAGGTGATCCTGGACCACTTGAAGCTGTTGCTTTGGGAATGATTGCTAGGTCAATGAGTGGAGTGTGTTTAATACCAATTACCGTCATAAAAACAAGATTCGAG AGTGGTGTGTATCAATATGGAGGTATGACGGAAGCATTGAGGGTGATATATCGTACTGAAGGAGTTCGAGGTCTTTGTTGTGGCCTTGTTCCAACACTTGTGAGAGATGCACCATTTTCTGGCCTGTACTTCATGTTCTACTCTCAAACTAAACGTTATGTCCCACAAG AATGGCTTCACTCCAACTTCGCAGCACCTGTCAATTTCTCTTGTGGTCTGTTTGCTGGACTCTTAGCTTCGATTGTTACCCAACCTGCTGATGTTATTAAAACCAAGATGCAACTTTATCCTGAAAAATTCAATGGAATTCATAGTGTACTCATCTATGTACATAAA agataTGGAATGAAAGGCTATTTCAAAGGATTAGTGCCTAGAATGTTGCGAAGAACTCTGATGGCAGCAATGGCGTGGACAGTATATGAACAG GTTACAAGAAGTATTGGCTTGAAATGA